From Chelatococcus sp. YT9, a single genomic window includes:
- a CDS encoding cisplatin damage response ATP-dependent DNA ligase, with translation MNRFAELLDRLSYEPRRNAKLRLMSAYFRETPDPERGFALAALTGALSFANAKPGVIRSLIAERTDPVLFALSYDYVGDLSETVALMWPGPVPAGMAAIDPSPQGEGGSARSAETGGGAPAPPLREGPSREGEGSSSLPTSGHNHPPAPTLTEVVEALTATLKPDLPPLVAGWLDGLDETGRWALLKLITGGLRVGVSARLAKTAVAELGALEADDIEEVWHGLEAPYEALFAWVEGRGDKPEATSAVPFRPPMLAHALEEVDIDKLDPADFSAEWKWDGIRIQAVAGTSRGRNDAHRQVRLYTRTGEDISGAFPDLVGAILADAGFDGAIDGELLIMRGGLVQSFNVLQQRLNRKSVTPKLVAEYPAHIRAYDLLAEAGEDLRALPFSERRQRLERFVRRLSGTRIDLSPLVVAANWDALAAARMDPASAGGGADAAAIEGLMLKRHDSTYVPGRPKGPWFKWKRDPHTVDAVLMYAQRGHGKRSSLYSDYTFGVWRGPEGEEELVPVGKAYFGFTDEELTKLDRFVRQSTVNRFGPVREVVHARDSGLVLEVAFEGLQSSPRHKSGIAMRFPRISRIRWDKPPREADRIEFLEALLRGKD, from the coding sequence ATGAACCGCTTCGCCGAGCTGCTCGATCGCCTCTCCTATGAGCCACGCCGCAATGCCAAGCTCAGGCTGATGAGCGCCTATTTTCGCGAGACGCCTGATCCTGAACGTGGCTTCGCGCTCGCTGCGCTGACCGGCGCGCTCTCCTTCGCCAACGCAAAGCCCGGCGTCATTCGGTCCTTGATTGCCGAGCGCACGGATCCCGTTTTGTTCGCCCTGTCCTACGACTACGTCGGCGATCTCTCGGAAACCGTCGCCCTGATGTGGCCGGGGCCTGTCCCGGCTGGCATGGCGGCCATCGATCCCTCCCCTCAAGGGGAGGGTGGATCCGCGCGCAGCGCGGAGACGGGAGGGGGCGCCCCAGCCCCTCCGCTGCGCGAAGGGCCCTCCCGTGAAGGGGAGGGATCTTCGAGCCTTCCCACAAGTGGCCACAATCATCCGCCGGCTCCAACCTTGACCGAAGTCGTCGAGGCGCTCACGGCGACGCTGAAGCCCGACCTGCCGCCCCTCGTCGCCGGCTGGCTCGATGGTCTCGACGAGACAGGGCGCTGGGCCCTGCTCAAGCTCATTACAGGCGGCCTGCGCGTCGGCGTGTCCGCGCGACTTGCCAAGACGGCGGTGGCAGAACTCGGCGCTCTCGAGGCGGACGATATCGAGGAGGTCTGGCACGGACTGGAGGCGCCGTACGAGGCCTTGTTCGCCTGGGTCGAAGGGCGCGGCGATAAGCCGGAAGCCACATCGGCGGTTCCCTTTCGCCCACCGATGCTGGCGCACGCGCTCGAGGAAGTGGACATCGACAAGCTCGATCCCGCCGATTTCTCCGCCGAGTGGAAATGGGACGGAATCCGCATCCAGGCCGTGGCCGGCACGAGCCGCGGGCGGAACGACGCCCATCGCCAGGTGCGGCTCTATACACGCACGGGCGAGGATATTTCGGGTGCCTTTCCCGATCTCGTCGGAGCAATCCTCGCCGACGCCGGGTTCGACGGCGCCATCGATGGCGAGTTGCTCATCATGCGAGGCGGGCTCGTGCAGAGCTTCAACGTGTTGCAGCAGCGGCTCAACCGGAAGTCGGTCACGCCGAAGCTGGTGGCGGAATATCCCGCCCATATCCGCGCCTATGATCTCCTGGCGGAAGCGGGGGAGGATCTGCGTGCGCTGCCGTTCAGCGAGCGCCGGCAGCGGCTCGAACGCTTCGTGCGCCGCCTTTCCGGCACCCGCATCGATTTGTCTCCTCTCGTCGTGGCGGCGAACTGGGACGCTCTGGCGGCGGCACGGATGGATCCCGCCTCCGCTGGTGGCGGCGCGGATGCTGCTGCCATCGAAGGCTTGATGCTGAAGCGCCATGACAGCACTTATGTACCCGGCCGTCCCAAGGGGCCCTGGTTCAAGTGGAAGCGCGATCCGCATACGGTGGATGCTGTCCTGATGTATGCTCAGCGCGGGCACGGCAAGCGATCCTCGCTTTATTCGGACTACACCTTCGGCGTGTGGCGCGGACCGGAAGGCGAGGAAGAGCTGGTACCGGTCGGCAAAGCCTATTTCGGCTTCACCGACGAGGAACTCACCAAGCTCGACCGCTTCGTGCGCCAGTCCACCGTCAATCGTTTCGGCCCCGTACGGGAGGTCGTACATGCACGCGACAGCGGATTGGTCCTGGAGGTTGCCTTCGAGGGCCTGCAATCGTCACCACGCCACAAATCCGGTATCGCCATGCGCTTTCCGCGCATAAGCCGCATCCGCTGGGACAAGCCGCCGCGGGAAGCGGACCGCATCGAGTTCCTTGAAGCCTTGCTCAGAGGCAAAGATTAG
- a CDS encoding TIGR02186 family protein produces the protein MKRSALALLACLASMLPATAETLVTSLSTYRVAINSNYTGASLVLFGSIERDARTATRAAPYDLVVTVRGPRRTALVREKEPLGPLWITRGQRRFVDQPVYLAVVSSRAITDIAGEPVRGRLKLGLEAEFASPLPGANIMGEDFIDAFIRLRRQQHLFQEDPEGVVFLTRNLFRAKIDLPAIAPTGLYEVETILLSDGVALSRQSTNFEVEKTGFEQATVVLARDYGFLYGLIAAASALFLGWLATVVFRRE, from the coding sequence ATGAAACGGAGCGCGCTGGCCCTTCTCGCTTGTCTCGCCAGCATGTTACCGGCGACCGCGGAAACGCTCGTCACCTCGCTGTCGACCTATCGCGTTGCCATCAACTCGAATTACACCGGAGCCTCCCTCGTCCTCTTCGGCTCGATCGAGCGCGACGCGCGCACGGCGACACGCGCCGCGCCCTATGATCTCGTCGTCACCGTGCGTGGTCCCAGGCGTACGGCCCTGGTGCGCGAGAAGGAACCGCTGGGTCCGCTCTGGATCACCCGCGGGCAGCGCCGCTTCGTCGACCAACCGGTTTATCTCGCCGTCGTAAGCTCGCGCGCCATCACCGACATCGCGGGAGAACCCGTGCGCGGGCGGCTGAAGCTGGGACTGGAAGCGGAATTCGCGTCGCCTCTTCCCGGCGCGAACATCATGGGCGAGGACTTCATCGACGCCTTCATTCGACTGCGCCGCCAGCAACACCTCTTCCAGGAAGATCCCGAAGGTGTTGTCTTCCTGACGCGGAACCTGTTCCGGGCGAAGATTGATCTGCCCGCCATAGCCCCGACAGGCCTCTATGAGGTGGAAACCATCCTCTTGTCTGACGGGGTCGCGCTCTCGCGGCAGTCAACCAATTTCGAGGTCGAAAAGACGGGCTTTGAACAGGCAACGGTCGTTCTCGCCCGCGACTATGGCTTCCTCTACGGTCTCATCGCCGCCGCGAGCGCGCTCTTCCTTGGCTGGCTGGCGACAGTCGTCTTCCGCCGTGAGTAG
- a CDS encoding DUF6460 domain-containing protein: protein MANGSLQRFLGGSPGAVLVRLVFLSILVGALMAFLGITPFSLVEGIVRFIDRIFGRGLETLMEVGQWLVYGAIIVVPIWLLLRVTSRGR from the coding sequence ATGGCCAATGGTTCACTGCAGCGTTTTCTCGGCGGTTCGCCGGGAGCGGTTCTGGTGCGGCTGGTCTTTCTGTCGATCCTTGTCGGCGCGCTCATGGCCTTTCTTGGGATCACGCCCTTCAGCCTGGTCGAAGGCATCGTCAGGTTCATCGATCGCATCTTCGGCCGAGGCCTGGAAACGCTGATGGAAGTCGGCCAATGGCTCGTCTACGGCGCCATCATCGTCGTGCCGATCTGGCTCCTGCTCCGCGTGACCAGCAGGGGGCGATAG
- a CDS encoding ligase-associated DNA damage response exonuclease: MRPTDLLTLTPEGLYCPPGNFHIDPLRPVPRALITHGHSDHARPGHGAVLATTETLAIMAVRCGEGFCGTRQAAVLGEPMRLGGVTVTFHPAGHVLGSAQILIEAGGCRIVNSGDYKREPDPTCTAFEPIACDVFITEATFGLPVFRHPPTRDEVAKLLDSVALFPERSHLVGAYSLGKAQRLVALLREAGHDAPVYIHGAMERLMALYETLGVPLGDIRKVPLAEEAGRGTFAGSIILCPPSATQEIWSRRFADPVTAFASGWMRVRARARQRGVELPLVVSDHADWEDLCTTICETGASEIWVTHGEADALVHWCTTRGLKAKPLHMLGYGDDEEAAAAENEMPIASEGATEGKTP, from the coding sequence ATGCGCCCCACCGATCTTCTCACGCTCACGCCCGAAGGGCTTTATTGTCCGCCTGGCAACTTCCACATCGATCCGCTGCGGCCGGTGCCGCGAGCGTTGATCACTCATGGCCATTCCGACCATGCCCGGCCAGGTCATGGCGCTGTGCTCGCCACGACGGAGACGCTCGCCATCATGGCGGTGCGGTGCGGCGAGGGGTTCTGCGGCACGCGGCAGGCGGCCGTGCTGGGCGAACCGATGCGGCTCGGTGGCGTCACCGTCACCTTCCATCCGGCAGGTCATGTGCTCGGATCCGCCCAGATCCTCATCGAGGCAGGCGGTTGCCGCATCGTCAATTCGGGCGACTACAAGCGCGAGCCGGATCCGACTTGCACCGCTTTTGAACCGATCGCCTGCGATGTTTTCATCACCGAGGCGACCTTCGGCCTACCCGTGTTCCGCCATCCGCCGACGCGCGACGAAGTAGCGAAACTGCTCGATTCAGTCGCCCTGTTTCCAGAGCGCAGCCATCTCGTCGGCGCCTACTCGTTGGGTAAGGCGCAGCGGCTCGTCGCCCTCCTGCGTGAGGCGGGACACGATGCGCCGGTCTATATCCACGGCGCCATGGAACGGCTGATGGCTCTCTATGAGACGTTGGGCGTCCCTTTGGGTGATATCCGCAAGGTCCCTCTCGCCGAGGAAGCTGGCCGCGGCACCTTCGCGGGTTCGATCATCCTCTGCCCGCCGAGCGCGACGCAGGAAATCTGGTCGCGCCGCTTTGCCGATCCGGTCACTGCCTTCGCCTCAGGCTGGATGCGGGTGCGGGCCAGAGCACGTCAACGCGGCGTGGAGCTGCCGCTGGTGGTCTCCGACCACGCCGATTGGGAGGATCTCTGCACCACCATCTGCGAGACCGGCGCCTCTGAGATCTGGGTCACTCATGGCGAGGCCGACGCCTTGGTCCACTGGTGCACGACCCGTGGCCTCAAGGCAAAGCCTCTGCACATGCTTGGCTATGGCGACGACGAGGAGGCGGCCGCAGCCGAGAACGAGATGCCGATTGCGAGCGAAGGAGCGACGGAGGGCAAAACGCCATGA
- a CDS encoding sulfite exporter TauE/SafE family protein, which produces MQIYLPIADVSVNWLLLLAMGGGVGFISGLFGVGGGFVMTPLLIFIGIPTAIAVATQAAQIAASSMTGSIGYWRRRAVDVKLGLVLAGGGLIGTVLGVWFFNVMRRLGQLDVIIAIAYVVLFGVIGGLMLFESLRAIWLTRKGVRRPPRRPGEHPWYLGLPLKMRFHQSKLYGSIIPLALLALLIAFIGAVLGIGGGFIAVPALIYLFRIPAAVVVGTSLFQILLTMVAATIMHATSNHSVDLVLALLLIVGGVMGAQFGAIVGRNLRGDAFRLLLALLILGVGVRFAGDIILKPDETFSIVTLDN; this is translated from the coding sequence GTGCAGATCTATCTTCCCATCGCCGATGTCTCGGTGAACTGGTTGCTGCTGCTGGCAATGGGCGGCGGTGTCGGCTTCATTTCCGGCCTGTTCGGCGTGGGCGGCGGCTTCGTGATGACGCCGTTGCTGATTTTCATCGGCATTCCGACTGCGATCGCCGTCGCCACCCAAGCGGCGCAGATCGCCGCGTCCTCGATGACCGGTTCCATCGGCTACTGGCGACGACGGGCCGTGGACGTGAAGCTCGGCCTGGTGCTCGCTGGGGGCGGCCTCATCGGCACAGTCCTCGGCGTGTGGTTCTTCAATGTGATGCGGCGGCTTGGCCAGCTCGATGTCATTATCGCCATCGCCTATGTCGTGCTCTTCGGCGTAATCGGCGGATTGATGCTGTTCGAGAGCCTGCGCGCCATATGGCTGACCCGCAAGGGCGTCAGACGACCGCCGCGCAGGCCCGGCGAACATCCCTGGTATCTCGGATTGCCGCTGAAGATGCGCTTCCACCAGTCGAAGCTCTACGGAAGCATCATACCGCTGGCGCTGCTCGCCCTCCTCATCGCCTTCATCGGTGCCGTGCTTGGCATCGGCGGCGGCTTTATCGCCGTTCCCGCGCTGATTTACCTGTTCCGCATCCCGGCCGCGGTCGTGGTGGGCACCTCGCTCTTCCAGATCCTGCTCACCATGGTGGCGGCGACGATCATGCACGCCACCTCCAACCATTCAGTTGATCTGGTCCTCGCCCTGCTCCTGATCGTCGGGGGCGTGATGGGAGCGCAGTTTGGCGCGATCGTCGGGCGTAATCTACGCGGCGACGCTTTCCGTCTGCTGCTCGCGCTCCTCATACTCGGCGTCGGCGTCCGCTTCGCCGGCGATATCATCCTGAAGCCCGACGAGACCTTTTCCATCGTGACGCTGGACAACTGA
- a CDS encoding ligase-associated DNA damage response DEXH box helicase — MPDAPPIFPLPEPFAGWFAARGWTPRVHQLELLAKAEAGRSALLVAPTGAGKTLAGFLPSLVELTARSRHPDLSRGVHTLYISPLKALAVDVARNLETPAREMGLPVRIETRTGDTPAHKRARQIERPPDILLTTPEQLALLLAHRESEAFFASLKRVVLDELHALVTSKRGDLLSLGLARLGKLAPGLTAVGLSATVREPEVLARYLPGDAPPDIVVVKGGAQPDIGILETQVAPPLAGHTAGHAMREIYAAIRAHKLSLVFVNTRMQAEFLFQELWHINDDNLAIALHHGSLDVAQRRRVEEAMAAGQLKAVVCTSTLDLGIDWGDVDLVVNVGAPKGASRLMQRIGRANHRLDEPSQAVLVPANRFEVLECRAALDAVAEAAQDTPDARIGALDVLAQHILGMACGAPFAADALYEEVRRAAPYAGLSRADFDATVDFVATGGYALRSYERFAKIARGRDGLWRVANPRVAQQYRLNVGTIVEAAMLKVRVSKPRRGVQPTQGWMRGGRVLGEVEEYFAEGLSPGDTFVFAGEVLRFEAIVENEVITQRTAPGTDPKVPSYEGGKFPLSTFLADRVRAMLAAPDDWHRLPTPVSNWLEGQRRLSRLPGREGLLVETFPRAGRYFLVCYPFEGRLAHQTLGMLLTRRLERARLNPLGFVANDYGLAAWCLSDIDAAIAADRLSVNGLFGQDMLGDDLEEWLAESALMKRSFRQCAIIAGLIERRFPAQQKSQRQVTMSTDLVYDVLRRHEPQHLLLRAARADAATGLLDLARLAGMLGRIEGRITHQPLERLSPLSIAVMLEIGRELVYGEAAETILADAEASLIEEALG, encoded by the coding sequence GTGCCCGATGCGCCGCCCATATTCCCTTTGCCGGAGCCTTTTGCCGGCTGGTTCGCCGCCCGGGGCTGGACACCGCGCGTCCATCAGCTCGAACTTTTGGCCAAGGCAGAGGCCGGCCGATCGGCGCTGCTGGTTGCACCAACCGGCGCCGGCAAGACGTTGGCCGGCTTTCTGCCGAGTCTCGTCGAGCTCACCGCGCGCAGCCGACATCCGGACCTCTCGCGCGGCGTGCACACGCTCTACATCTCGCCACTGAAGGCTCTGGCGGTCGACGTCGCCCGCAATCTGGAGACACCGGCGCGCGAGATGGGGCTGCCGGTCAGGATCGAGACGCGCACCGGCGATACGCCTGCCCACAAGCGCGCCCGCCAGATCGAGCGGCCACCGGACATCCTGCTGACGACGCCGGAGCAACTGGCGCTTCTCCTTGCCCACCGCGAGTCCGAGGCCTTTTTCGCAAGCCTGAAGCGCGTGGTGCTTGATGAATTGCACGCGCTCGTAACCTCCAAGCGGGGTGATTTACTCTCGCTCGGCCTGGCGCGGCTCGGAAAGCTCGCGCCAGGTCTGACCGCTGTCGGGCTTTCCGCCACGGTGCGGGAGCCGGAGGTGCTCGCCCGCTATCTCCCGGGGGATGCGCCTCCCGATATTGTCGTGGTCAAGGGCGGCGCGCAGCCGGACATCGGCATCCTGGAGACACAGGTGGCGCCGCCACTCGCCGGTCACACCGCTGGCCACGCGATGCGCGAGATCTATGCAGCCATCCGTGCGCACAAGCTCAGCCTTGTGTTCGTGAACACTCGCATGCAGGCAGAGTTCTTGTTCCAGGAGCTCTGGCATATCAACGACGACAATCTCGCCATCGCGCTCCATCATGGCTCGCTCGACGTCGCACAACGCCGCCGTGTCGAGGAAGCAATGGCGGCGGGCCAACTCAAGGCCGTCGTCTGTACCTCGACGCTCGATCTCGGCATCGACTGGGGTGACGTCGATCTCGTCGTCAATGTGGGCGCGCCGAAGGGGGCGAGCCGTCTGATGCAGCGTATCGGACGTGCAAATCACAGGCTCGACGAGCCGTCGCAGGCGGTGTTGGTGCCGGCGAACCGCTTTGAGGTGCTGGAGTGCCGGGCAGCGCTCGATGCGGTCGCCGAGGCTGCACAGGACACGCCGGATGCGCGCATCGGCGCGCTGGACGTGCTCGCGCAACATATTCTCGGCATGGCCTGCGGAGCCCCTTTCGCGGCTGATGCGCTCTATGAGGAAGTACGGCGTGCGGCGCCTTACGCCGGCCTCAGCCGGGCTGATTTCGACGCAACCGTCGATTTTGTCGCGACCGGCGGTTACGCGCTCAGAAGCTATGAGCGCTTCGCCAAGATCGCGCGGGGGCGCGACGGATTGTGGCGCGTCGCCAATCCACGCGTGGCCCAGCAATACCGTCTGAACGTCGGCACCATAGTCGAGGCGGCGATGCTCAAGGTGCGCGTCTCGAAGCCGCGCCGGGGCGTCCAGCCGACTCAAGGCTGGATGCGCGGCGGGCGCGTCCTCGGCGAGGTGGAGGAATATTTCGCGGAGGGGCTTTCGCCCGGTGACACCTTCGTCTTCGCCGGCGAGGTCCTGCGCTTCGAGGCCATTGTGGAGAACGAGGTGATCACCCAGCGCACGGCGCCTGGTACCGATCCCAAGGTCCCCTCTTACGAAGGTGGCAAGTTTCCCCTCTCGACCTTTCTCGCGGATCGGGTGCGTGCGATGCTGGCGGCCCCGGACGACTGGCATCGCTTGCCAACACCCGTGTCGAACTGGCTGGAGGGGCAGCGACGGCTTTCGCGCCTGCCCGGCCGCGAGGGGCTCCTGGTGGAGACTTTTCCGCGCGCGGGCAGGTATTTTCTTGTCTGCTACCCTTTCGAGGGGCGGCTCGCCCATCAGACGCTCGGCATGCTGTTGACCCGCCGGCTGGAGCGGGCACGGCTCAACCCCCTTGGCTTCGTGGCCAACGATTATGGCCTCGCCGCCTGGTGCCTGTCGGATATTGATGCCGCCATTGCTGCGGACAGATTGTCTGTCAATGGCCTCTTCGGCCAGGACATGCTGGGTGACGACCTGGAGGAATGGCTCGCCGAATCGGCGCTCATGAAGCGCAGCTTTCGGCAATGCGCCATCATCGCCGGTCTCATCGAGCGCCGCTTTCCCGCGCAGCAGAAGTCGCAGCGCCAGGTCACCATGTCGACTGATCTCGTCTACGACGTGCTGCGCCGCCACGAACCGCAGCATCTCCTCCTCCGAGCGGCGCGGGCGGATGCGGCCACTGGCCTGCTTGACCTCGCGCGCCTCGCCGGCATGCTGGGGCGCATCGAGGGCCGAATCACGCATCAGCCGCTTGAGCGGCTGTCGCCGCTCTCGATCGCCGTGATGCTGGAAATCGGCCGTGAGCTGGTCTACGGCGAGGCAGCTGAGACGATCCTGGCGGATGCGGAGGCGAGCCTCATCGAAGAGGCACTGGGGTAA
- a CDS encoding response regulator transcription factor — MNDQPSVQIVIADDHPLYRGALQQTITTLMPQATVIDVGTFDDAVAVLAEKGDVDLVLLDLAIPGAQRLSGLMYLRAQHPGTPVVIVSGNDDRTVIRGCMDCGASGFIPKSLGVASIGEAVRSVLAGHTWVPPDIDLSTAGDAALSDAAKRLSRLTPQQLRVLMMLTEGLLNKQIAYELSVSEATVKAHVSAILQKLGVESRTQAVILAGRVTGTGTAA; from the coding sequence TTGAACGATCAGCCATCTGTGCAGATCGTCATCGCAGATGACCACCCGCTTTATCGCGGGGCTTTGCAGCAAACCATTACGACGCTGATGCCTCAGGCGACGGTGATCGACGTCGGCACTTTTGATGACGCGGTTGCGGTCCTGGCGGAAAAAGGCGACGTCGATCTTGTCTTGCTCGATCTCGCCATTCCCGGAGCACAGCGCCTGTCCGGCTTGATGTATCTTCGTGCACAGCATCCCGGCACCCCGGTCGTCATCGTGTCCGGCAACGACGACAGAACGGTCATTCGCGGCTGCATGGACTGTGGCGCCTCAGGATTTATCCCTAAGTCTCTCGGCGTCGCGAGCATCGGCGAGGCCGTGCGTTCCGTCCTCGCGGGACACACCTGGGTCCCGCCGGATATAGACCTTTCAACGGCCGGTGACGCGGCGCTGAGCGATGCTGCTAAACGCCTTTCCCGCCTCACGCCACAGCAGTTGCGTGTCCTCATGATGCTGACGGAGGGGCTGCTCAACAAGCAGATCGCCTATGAGCTCAGCGTGTCCGAGGCCACTGTGAAGGCTCATGTCTCCGCGATCCTGCAGAAGCTCGGCGTCGAGAGCCGCACGCAGGCCGTCATCCTGGCCGGCAGGGTTACCGGGACGGGAACCGCCGCCTGA
- the pdeM gene encoding ligase-associated DNA damage response endonuclease PdeM, which yields MVIARESAEGGSQNTARAVLLGGLVAEADPRGALFLSEERMLVVADLHLEKGSSYARRRIFLPPYDTKATLERLAAVIDIYAPRIVVALGDSFHDDGGGSRLDVGDRDRLEALQRGRQWIWITGNHDPSPPVGVGGDVVAEMSAGGIALRHIPGSAPDCRAAFELAGHLHPVAKVASRGQVVRRRCFALGPGRCVLPAFGAYAGGLNVRDEAFAPLFPRGMTAHVLGRRTFAIASPQLLPD from the coding sequence ATGGTGATCGCCAGGGAGAGCGCCGAGGGCGGAAGCCAGAACACTGCTCGCGCGGTGCTGCTCGGTGGGCTTGTGGCCGAGGCTGATCCGCGCGGGGCGCTCTTCCTCAGCGAGGAGCGCATGCTCGTGGTGGCGGACCTGCACCTTGAGAAGGGCTCCTCCTATGCTCGCCGCCGGATCTTTCTGCCGCCTTACGATACCAAGGCGACGCTGGAGCGACTGGCGGCCGTGATCGACATATATGCGCCGCGCATCGTTGTCGCGCTCGGCGACAGCTTCCACGATGATGGCGGCGGATCGAGGCTCGATGTTGGTGATCGGGACCGGCTTGAGGCGTTGCAGCGCGGACGCCAATGGATCTGGATCACCGGAAATCATGATCCCTCACCGCCGGTCGGAGTTGGCGGCGACGTGGTCGCGGAGATGTCGGCCGGCGGGATAGCCTTGCGGCATATTCCCGGTAGCGCGCCGGATTGCCGTGCGGCCTTCGAGCTTGCTGGCCATCTGCATCCTGTCGCGAAAGTTGCCTCGCGAGGCCAGGTCGTCCGCCGCCGCTGCTTCGCACTCGGGCCTGGGCGCTGCGTGCTACCGGCCTTTGGCGCCTATGCCGGCGGGCTGAACGTACGCGATGAGGCCTTCGCGCCGCTCTTCCCGCGCGGGATGACAGCCCACGTGCTCGGCCGTCGCACCTTCGCTATCGCGTCGCCGCAATTGCTGCCGGATTGA
- a CDS encoding alpha/beta hydrolase, whose translation MLDPALFDPAAVDPETAALNATIIANADLAPDQWSLPPAVIRDMRAKGIGAFPLAPKSPRAETVTIPGPGGPLALRIIAPQQPRGVYFHVHGGGWTFGGADLQDGRLERWVEKAGLACVSVEYRLAPEHPYPAAPDDCEAAALWLVREAKDRFGTERLFIGGESAGAHLSVVTLLRLRDRHRLTPFRAANLVAGAFDLGMTPSARQFGEDKLILRTLDIHLFVQNFLRNGGDLRAPDISPLYGDLRGLPPAIFTIGTRDALLDDSLFMSARWTAAGNRAELAVYPGGCHVFIGFPSALTERALSRSEAFLAEF comes from the coding sequence ATGCTTGATCCTGCCCTGTTCGATCCTGCCGCCGTTGACCCCGAGACGGCGGCGCTCAATGCCACGATCATCGCCAATGCCGACTTGGCTCCAGACCAGTGGAGCCTGCCGCCGGCCGTCATTCGCGACATGCGCGCCAAAGGCATCGGGGCCTTCCCCCTGGCGCCAAAAAGCCCGCGCGCCGAGACCGTGACGATCCCCGGGCCGGGTGGTCCTCTCGCGCTCCGGATCATCGCGCCGCAGCAACCGCGCGGTGTCTATTTCCATGTCCATGGCGGAGGGTGGACGTTCGGTGGGGCGGACCTGCAGGATGGCCGTCTCGAGCGCTGGGTCGAGAAAGCGGGACTGGCGTGTGTTTCCGTCGAATACCGGCTCGCGCCTGAGCATCCCTATCCCGCCGCGCCTGACGATTGCGAGGCGGCGGCGCTCTGGCTCGTGCGGGAAGCCAAGGACCGCTTCGGCACGGAGCGATTGTTCATCGGCGGGGAATCGGCGGGCGCGCATCTGTCTGTCGTGACCTTGCTGCGCCTCCGCGACCGACATCGGCTCACGCCCTTCCGCGCCGCCAATCTCGTGGCTGGAGCCTTCGACCTCGGGATGACTCCGAGCGCCCGGCAGTTCGGCGAAGACAAGCTGATTTTGCGGACGCTCGACATTCATCTCTTCGTCCAGAACTTCTTGCGCAACGGCGGAGATCTGCGGGCCCCCGACATCTCACCGCTTTACGGCGATCTCCGTGGCCTGCCCCCGGCGATTTTCACCATCGGTACCCGCGACGCGTTGCTCGACGACAGCCTGTTCATGAGCGCGCGCTGGACAGCGGCCGGCAATCGCGCGGAACTCGCGGTCTACCCCGGCGGATGTCATGTCTTCATCGGCTTCCCAAGCGCCCTGACCGAAAGGGCCCTGAGCCGCAGCGAAGCTTTTCTGGCGGAGTTCTAG